One stretch of Pseudomonas fluorescens Q2-87 DNA includes these proteins:
- a CDS encoding DUF485 domain-containing protein: MNDSIYLSIQNSPRFKELVRKREKFAWILSAIMLGLYSGFILLIAYGPHILGAKITPESTMTWGIPIGVGLILSAFVLTAIYVRRANGEFDDLNNAILKEAQQ, translated from the coding sequence ATGAACGACAGCATTTACCTCTCGATTCAAAACAGCCCGCGCTTCAAGGAGCTGGTGAGAAAAAGGGAAAAGTTCGCCTGGATTCTCTCGGCGATCATGCTTGGGCTGTACTCCGGCTTCATTCTTCTGATTGCCTATGGGCCACATATTCTCGGGGCGAAAATCACGCCCGAGTCCACCATGACCTGGGGAATTCCAATTGGCGTCGGCCTGATTCTCTCGGCCTTCGTCCTGACCGCTATTTACGTGCGACGCGCCAACGGCGAATTCGACGACCTGAACAATGCGATTCTCAAGGAGGCTCAGCAATGA
- a CDS encoding cation acetate symporter produces the protein MIRRLLALLSIAAFAPGAWAAEALTGAVQKQPLNVPAILMFVAFVGATLYITYWASKKNNSAADYYAAGGKITGFQNGLAIAGDYMSAASFLGISALVFTSGYDGLIYSIGFLVGWPIILFLIAERLRNLGKYTFADVASYRLGQTQIRSLSACGSLVVVAFYLIAQMVGAGKLIQLLFGLDYHVAVILVGILMCLYVLFGGMLATTWVQIIKAVLLLSGASFMALMVMKHVNFDFNMLFAEAVKVHPKGEAIMSPGGLVKDPISAFSLGLALMFGTAGLPHILMRFFTVSDAKEARKSVLYATGFIGYFYILTFIIGFGAILLVSTNPAFKDAAGALLGGNNMAAVHLANAVGGSIFLGFISAVAFATILAVVAGLTLAGASAVSHDLYASVIKKGKANEKDEIRVSKITTIALAVLAIGLGILFEKQNIAFMVGLAFSIAASCNFPVLLLSMYWKKLTTRGAMIGGWLGLVSAVGLMILGPTIWVQIMGHEKAIFPYEYPALFSMAIAFVGIWFFSITDKSTEGANERALFFPQFVRSQTGLGASGAVNH, from the coding sequence ATGATCCGGCGTCTATTGGCTCTATTGAGCATCGCAGCGTTCGCCCCGGGCGCCTGGGCGGCGGAAGCCCTGACTGGCGCGGTGCAGAAACAACCCCTCAACGTCCCGGCTATCTTGATGTTCGTGGCGTTCGTCGGCGCAACTTTATATATCACCTACTGGGCGTCCAAGAAAAACAACTCGGCGGCCGACTACTATGCGGCCGGCGGCAAGATCACTGGCTTCCAGAACGGCTTGGCAATCGCCGGCGACTACATGTCGGCGGCGTCCTTCCTGGGTATTTCCGCGCTGGTGTTTACTTCGGGCTACGACGGCCTGATTTACTCCATCGGCTTCCTGGTGGGCTGGCCGATCATCCTGTTCCTGATCGCCGAACGCCTGCGTAACCTGGGTAAATACACTTTTGCCGACGTGGCGTCCTATCGCCTCGGGCAAACCCAGATCCGCAGTCTGTCCGCCTGCGGCTCGCTGGTGGTGGTAGCGTTCTACCTGATCGCGCAAATGGTCGGTGCCGGCAAGTTGATCCAGCTGCTGTTCGGCCTGGACTATCACGTTGCGGTGATCCTGGTCGGTATCCTGATGTGCCTCTACGTGCTGTTCGGCGGCATGCTGGCCACCACCTGGGTACAGATCATCAAGGCGGTGCTGTTGCTGTCGGGTGCCTCGTTCATGGCGCTGATGGTCATGAAGCACGTCAACTTCGACTTCAACATGCTGTTTGCCGAAGCGGTGAAGGTTCACCCTAAAGGCGAGGCGATCATGAGCCCTGGCGGCTTGGTGAAGGATCCGATCTCGGCCTTCTCCCTGGGCTTGGCGCTGATGTTCGGTACTGCGGGCCTGCCGCACATCTTGATGCGCTTCTTCACTGTGAGCGACGCCAAGGAAGCGCGTAAGAGCGTGCTCTACGCAACTGGCTTCATCGGCTACTTCTATATCCTGACCTTCATCATCGGCTTCGGCGCGATCCTGCTGGTCAGCACCAACCCGGCCTTCAAGGACGCCGCAGGTGCCTTGCTGGGCGGCAACAACATGGCGGCGGTGCATTTGGCCAACGCCGTGGGCGGCAGCATCTTCCTGGGCTTCATCTCGGCGGTAGCCTTTGCCACCATCCTGGCGGTGGTAGCGGGCCTGACCCTGGCCGGCGCCTCGGCGGTATCCCATGACCTGTATGCCAGCGTGATCAAGAAAGGCAAGGCCAACGAGAAGGACGAGATTCGCGTCTCGAAAATCACCACCATCGCCCTGGCGGTGCTGGCGATCGGCCTGGGCATCCTGTTCGAGAAGCAGAACATCGCGTTCATGGTGGGCCTGGCGTTTTCCATCGCGGCGAGCTGCAACTTCCCGGTGCTGCTGCTTTCGATGTACTGGAAGAAGCTGACCACCCGTGGCGCCATGATCGGCGGCTGGCTGGGCCTGGTGAGTGCCGTGGGCTTGATGATCCTTGGCCCAACCATCTGGGTGCAGATCATGGGTCACGAGAAGGCGATCTTCCCGTATGAGTACCCAGCGCTGTTCTCGATGGCCATTGCCTTCGTCGGCATCTGGTTCTTCTCCATCACCGACAAGTCGACTGAAGGCGCAAACGAGCGGGCGCTGTTCTTCCCGCAGTTCGTGCGTTCGCAGACGGGTCTGGGGGCGAGTGGGGCGGTTAATCACTGA
- the gltA gene encoding citrate synthase, whose translation MADKKAQLIIEGAAPVELPILTGTVGPDVIDVRGLTATGRFTFDPGFMSTASCESKITYIDGDNGILLHRGYPIEQLAEKSDYLETCYLLLNGELPTAEQKAQFVSTVKNHTMVHEQLKTFFNGFRRDAHPMAVMCGVVGALSAFYHDSLDINNPQHREISAIRLVAKMPTLAAMVYKYSMGQPMMYPRNDLTYAENFLHMMFNTPCEIKPISPVLAKAMDRIFILHADHEQNASTSTVRLAGSSGANPFACIAAGIAALWGPAHGGANEAVLTMLDEIGDVSNIDKFIAKAKDKNDPFKLMGFGHRVYKNRDPRATVMKQTCDEVLKELGIKNDPQLELAMRLEEIALTDPYFIERSLYPNVDFYSGIILKAIGIPTSMFTVIFALARTVGWISHWKEMLSSPYKIGRPRQLYTGYESRDITKLEDRK comes from the coding sequence ATGGCTGACAAAAAAGCGCAGTTGATCATCGAGGGCGCAGCCCCCGTCGAGCTGCCCATTTTAACCGGCACCGTTGGTCCCGATGTAATCGACGTACGGGGCCTGACGGCCACGGGCCGTTTCACCTTTGACCCAGGTTTCATGTCGACCGCTTCGTGCGAGTCGAAAATCACCTATATCGACGGCGACAACGGCATCCTGCTGCACCGCGGCTACCCGATCGAGCAATTGGCTGAAAAGTCGGACTACCTGGAAACCTGCTACCTGCTGCTCAATGGCGAGCTGCCAACCGCAGAGCAAAAGGCCCAGTTCGTCAGCACCGTGAAGAACCACACGATGGTTCACGAACAGTTGAAGACCTTCTTCAACGGCTTCCGTCGCGATGCCCACCCGATGGCCGTCATGTGCGGCGTTGTCGGCGCTCTCTCGGCCTTCTACCACGACTCCCTGGACATCAATAACCCCCAGCATCGCGAAATCTCCGCGATTCGCCTGGTGGCGAAGATGCCAACCCTGGCAGCCATGGTCTACAAGTACTCCATGGGCCAGCCCATGATGTACCCGCGCAACGACCTGACCTATGCAGAGAACTTCCTGCATATGATGTTCAACACCCCGTGCGAGATCAAACCGATCAGCCCGGTGCTCGCCAAGGCCATGGACCGGATCTTCATCCTCCATGCCGACCACGAGCAGAACGCCTCGACGTCCACCGTGCGCCTGGCAGGCTCGTCGGGTGCCAACCCGTTCGCCTGTATCGCCGCCGGTATCGCTGCACTCTGGGGCCCTGCCCACGGCGGTGCCAACGAAGCGGTACTGACCATGCTCGATGAAATCGGCGATGTCTCGAACATCGACAAGTTCATTGCCAAGGCCAAGGACAAGAACGATCCGTTCAAGTTGATGGGCTTCGGTCACCGGGTCTACAAGAACCGCGACCCGCGCGCCACCGTCATGAAGCAGACCTGCGACGAAGTGCTCAAGGAACTGGGGATCAAGAACGATCCGCAACTCGAACTGGCCATGCGCCTGGAAGAGATCGCCCTGACCGACCCGTACTTCATCGAGCGCTCGCTGTACCCGAACGTCGACTTCTACTCGGGGATCATCCTCAAGGCGATCGGCATTCCAACCAGCATGTTCACCGTGATCTTCGCCCTGGCGCGGACCGTCGGCTGGATCTCCCACTGGAAGGAAATGCTCTCCAGCCCGTACAAGATCGGCCGCCCACGCCAGTTGTACACCGGCTACGAGTCGCGTGACATCACCAAGCTGGAAGACCGCAAGTAA
- the sdhC gene encoding succinate dehydrogenase, cytochrome b556 subunit, producing the protein MKSQRPVNLDLRTIKLPVTAYTSILHRISGVILFVSLAIMLYALDKSLDSEEGFGQVKACLTSPLAKLVIWGILSALLYHLVAGVRHLIMDMGIGETLEGGKLGSKIIIAVSAVLIVLAGVWIW; encoded by the coding sequence GTGAAAAGCCAACGACCTGTAAACCTAGACCTAAGGACCATCAAACTCCCAGTCACTGCTTACACGTCCATTCTTCACCGAATTTCCGGTGTCATTCTCTTCGTCAGCCTGGCCATCATGCTTTACGCATTGGACAAGTCGCTCGACTCGGAAGAAGGCTTCGGTCAGGTGAAAGCGTGTCTGACCAGTCCGCTAGCCAAGCTAGTGATTTGGGGCATCCTGTCCGCCTTGCTGTATCACTTGGTTGCCGGTGTGCGCCACTTGATCATGGACATGGGCATCGGTGAGACGCTGGAAGGCGGCAAGCTGGGCTCGAAAATCATTATCGCCGTGTCTGCGGTGCTGATCGTTCTGGCAGGAGTCTGGATATGGTAA
- the sdhD gene encoding succinate dehydrogenase, hydrophobic membrane anchor protein: protein MVTNVTNLSRSGLYDWMAQRVSAVVLAAYFIFLIGYVVANPGLGYAQWHELFANNWMRIFSLLALVALGAHAWVGMWTIATDYLTQMAFGKSATAVRFLFQAVCGVAMFAYFVWGVQILWGI, encoded by the coding sequence ATGGTAACCAACGTCACGAACCTCTCGCGTTCGGGCCTCTATGACTGGATGGCGCAGCGTGTGTCTGCGGTCGTTCTCGCGGCTTACTTCATCTTCCTGATCGGATATGTCGTAGCAAATCCCGGCCTGGGCTATGCCCAATGGCACGAACTGTTCGCAAACAACTGGATGCGTATCTTCAGTCTGCTGGCACTTGTCGCACTGGGCGCTCACGCCTGGGTCGGCATGTGGACCATCGCGACCGACTACCTGACGCAGATGGCGTTCGGCAAGTCGGCGACTGCCGTACGTTTCCTTTTCCAGGCAGTATGCGGCGTTGCGATGTTCGCTTACTTCGTCTGGGGTGTGCAGATTCTCTGGGGTATCTGA
- the sdhA gene encoding succinate dehydrogenase flavoprotein subunit, producing MANIPTISFDAIIIGGGGAGMRAALQLAQGGHKTAVITKVFPTRSHTVSAQGGITCAIASADPNDDWRWHMYDTVKGSDYIGDQDAIEYMCQEGPAAVFELDHMGLPFSRTETGRIYQRPFGGQSKDYGKGGQAARTCAASDRTGHALLHTLYQGNLKAGTTFLNEYYAVDLVKNQDGAFVGVIAICIETGETTYIRAKATVLATGGAGRIYASTTNALINTGDGVGMALRAGVPVQDIEMWQFHPTGIAGAGVLVTEGCRGEGGYLINKHGERFMERYAPNAKDLAGRDVVARSMVKEIIAGNGCGPNGDHVMLKLDHLGEEVLHSRLPGICELSKTFAHVDPVVAPVPVVPTCHYMMGGVATNIHGQAMTQNADGVDEIIPGLFAVGEVACVSVHGANRLGGNSLLDLVVFGRAAGLHLEKALTDGIEYRDASDTDIEVALKRLAGLNERTEGEDVATLRRELQSCMQNYFGVFRTGEYMQKGIAQLAQLRERIANVKINDKSQAFNTARIEALELQNLLEVAEATAIAAEVRKESRGAHAREDFEDRDDENWLCHTLYFPGDKRVTKRAVNFSPKTVPTFEPKIRTY from the coding sequence ATGGCTAACATTCCAACGATTTCTTTTGACGCCATCATCATTGGTGGTGGCGGTGCCGGCATGCGCGCTGCGCTGCAGCTGGCACAAGGCGGTCACAAGACTGCCGTGATCACCAAGGTTTTCCCGACCCGTTCGCACACTGTATCCGCCCAGGGCGGCATCACTTGCGCCATCGCTTCGGCCGATCCGAACGATGACTGGCGCTGGCACATGTACGATACCGTCAAGGGTTCCGACTACATCGGTGACCAGGACGCTATCGAATACATGTGTCAGGAAGGTCCAGCCGCAGTGTTTGAGCTGGACCACATGGGCCTGCCGTTCTCGCGTACCGAAACCGGCCGCATCTACCAGCGTCCGTTCGGTGGCCAGTCCAAGGACTACGGCAAGGGCGGCCAGGCAGCGCGCACTTGCGCGGCGTCCGACCGTACCGGTCACGCGCTGCTGCACACGCTTTATCAGGGCAACCTGAAAGCCGGCACCACGTTCCTGAACGAGTACTACGCTGTTGACCTGGTGAAGAACCAGGACGGCGCCTTCGTCGGCGTGATCGCAATCTGCATCGAAACCGGCGAAACCACCTACATCCGCGCCAAGGCCACCGTACTGGCGACCGGCGGTGCAGGTCGTATCTACGCTTCCACCACCAACGCCCTGATCAACACCGGTGACGGCGTCGGCATGGCCCTGCGTGCTGGCGTACCGGTACAAGACATCGAGATGTGGCAGTTCCACCCGACCGGCATCGCCGGCGCCGGTGTACTGGTCACCGAAGGTTGCCGCGGTGAAGGCGGTTACCTGATCAACAAGCACGGCGAGCGTTTCATGGAGCGTTATGCTCCGAACGCCAAGGACCTTGCTGGTCGTGACGTCGTGGCTCGTTCGATGGTTAAAGAGATCATCGCCGGCAACGGCTGTGGCCCTAACGGCGACCACGTGATGCTCAAGCTCGACCACCTGGGCGAGGAAGTGCTGCACAGCCGCCTGCCAGGCATTTGCGAACTGTCCAAGACTTTCGCTCACGTCGATCCTGTCGTCGCGCCGGTTCCGGTCGTTCCAACCTGCCACTATATGATGGGCGGCGTTGCCACCAACATTCATGGCCAGGCAATGACCCAGAACGCCGACGGCGTGGACGAAATCATCCCTGGCTTGTTCGCAGTGGGTGAAGTGGCTTGCGTATCGGTTCACGGTGCCAACCGCCTGGGCGGCAACTCGCTGCTCGACCTGGTGGTCTTCGGCCGCGCTGCCGGCCTGCACCTGGAAAAAGCGCTGACCGACGGTATCGAATACCGCGACGCCAGCGACACCGACATCGAAGTCGCCCTCAAGCGCCTGGCTGGCCTGAACGAGCGTACCGAAGGCGAAGACGTCGCCACCCTGCGTCGCGAGCTGCAAAGCTGCATGCAGAACTACTTCGGTGTGTTCCGTACCGGCGAATACATGCAGAAGGGTATTGCCCAGCTGGCGCAATTGCGTGAACGAATTGCCAACGTGAAGATCAACGATAAGTCGCAGGCGTTCAACACTGCCCGTATCGAAGCGCTGGAATTGCAGAACCTGCTGGAAGTGGCCGAAGCCACCGCCATCGCCGCTGAAGTGCGTAAAGAGTCCCGTGGTGCCCACGCCCGCGAAGACTTTGAAGACCGTGACGACGAAAACTGGCTGTGCCACACCTTGTACTTCCCGGGTGATAAGCGCGTCACCAAGCGTGCCGTGAACTTCTCGCCGAAGACCGTTCCGACGTTCGAACCCAAGATCCGGACTTACTAA
- a CDS encoding succinate dehydrogenase iron-sulfur subunit, which translates to MLQVSVYRYNPDQDAAPFMQDFQVETDGKDLMVLDVLALIKEQDEGFSYRRSCREGVCGSDGMNINGKNGLACITPLSAVVKGNKLIVRPLPGLPVIRDLVVDMSIFYKQYEKVKPYLQNDTPAPAIERLQSPEEREKLDGLYECILCACCSTSCPSFWWNPDKFLGPAALLQAYRFLADSRDTKTSERLAALDDPFSVFRCRGIMNCVNVCPKGLNPTKAIGHVRNMLLQNGV; encoded by the coding sequence ATGTTGCAAGTCAGTGTTTATCGCTACAACCCTGATCAGGACGCCGCGCCGTTCATGCAGGATTTCCAGGTCGAGACCGACGGTAAAGACCTGATGGTGCTGGACGTACTGGCCCTGATCAAAGAGCAGGACGAAGGTTTTTCCTATCGTCGCTCTTGCCGCGAGGGCGTTTGCGGCTCCGACGGCATGAACATCAACGGCAAGAACGGCCTGGCCTGCATCACGCCGCTGTCGGCCGTGGTCAAGGGCAACAAGCTGATCGTCCGTCCGTTGCCAGGTTTGCCGGTTATCCGTGACCTGGTCGTCGATATGAGCATCTTCTACAAGCAATACGAGAAGGTGAAGCCATACCTGCAGAACGACACGCCGGCTCCGGCCATCGAGCGTCTGCAGTCTCCGGAAGAGCGTGAAAAGCTCGACGGTCTGTACGAGTGCATCCTGTGCGCTTGCTGCTCGACCTCGTGCCCGTCCTTCTGGTGGAACCCGGACAAATTCCTGGGGCCGGCCGCCCTGCTGCAAGCGTATCGCTTCCTGGCAGACAGCCGTGACACCAAGACATCCGAGCGTCTGGCGGCACTGGATGACCCGTTCAGCGTTTTCCGCTGCCGCGGGATCATGAACTGCGTCAACGTCTGCCCGAAAGGCCTGAACCCGACTAAGGCCATCGGTCACGTACGTAACATGCTGCTGCAAAACGGCGTGTGA
- a CDS encoding 2-oxoglutarate dehydrogenase E1 component: MQESVMQRMWNSAHLSGGNAAYVEELYELYLHDPNAVPEEWRTYFQKLPADGNSATDVSHSTIRDHFVLLAKNQRRAQPVSAGSVSSEHEKKQVEVLRLIQAYRMRGHQAAQLDPLGLWQRPAPADLSITHYGLTNADLDTTFRAGDLFIGKEEASLREIHEALQQTYCRTIGAEFTHITDSEQRQWFQQRLESVRGRPTYSAEIKSHLLERVTAGEGLEKYLGTKYPGTKRFGLEGGESLIPMLDELIQRSGSYGTKEVVIGMAHRGRLNVLVNTFGKNPRELFDEFEGKKKVELGSGDVKYHQGFSSNVMTSGGEVHLAMAFNPSHLEIVSPVVEGSVRARQDRRNDPTGEKVLPISLHGDAAFAGQGVVMETFQMSQTRGFKTGGTVHIVINNQVGFTISNPEDSRSTEYATDVAKMIQAPILHVNGDDPEAVLFVTQLAIDYRMQYKRDVVIDLVCYRRRGHNEADEPSGTQPLMYQQIAKQRTTRELYAERLTQSGVLDAARVQEKVDEYRNALDNGLHVVKSLVKEPNKELFVDWRPYLGHAWTARHDTRFDLKTLQELSAKLLEIPEGFVVQRQVAKIYEDRQKMQAGGLPINWGYAETMAYATLAFEGHPIRITGQDVGRGTFSHRHAALHNQKDAGTYIPLQHLYKGQPRFDLYDSLLSEEAVLAFEYGYSTTEPNALVIWEAQFGDFANGAQVVVDQFITSGEHKWGRLCGLTMLLPHGYEGQGPEHSSARLERYLQLCAEHNVQVCVPTTPAQIYHLLRRQVIRPLRKPLIVLTPKSLLRHKLAISTLEDLAEGSFQTVIPEIDTLDAAKVTRLVLCSGKVYYDLLEKRRAEGREDIAIVRIEQLYPFPEEDLMEAIAPYTNLTHVVWCQEEPMNQGAWYSSQHHLRRSIGNHNKALGLEYAGRDASAAPACGYASMHAEQQEKLLQDAFTV; this comes from the coding sequence ATGCAAGAAAGCGTGATGCAGCGCATGTGGAACAGTGCCCACCTCTCCGGTGGTAACGCTGCCTATGTGGAAGAGCTCTACGAGCTCTACCTGCACGACCCTAACGCTGTGCCAGAAGAATGGCGCACCTACTTTCAGAAGTTGCCGGCTGACGGGAACTCTGCCACTGATGTTTCGCACTCGACAATTCGCGATCATTTCGTGCTGCTGGCAAAGAACCAGCGCCGCGCTCAACCGGTGTCTGCCGGCAGCGTGAGCAGTGAGCATGAGAAGAAGCAAGTTGAAGTGCTGCGACTGATCCAGGCCTACCGGATGCGGGGCCACCAAGCAGCCCAGCTGGACCCGCTGGGGCTGTGGCAGCGTCCTGCACCTGCAGACCTGTCGATCACTCACTACGGCTTGACCAATGCCGATCTTGATACGACCTTCCGTGCCGGCGACCTGTTCATCGGCAAAGAGGAAGCGAGCCTACGCGAAATTCACGAAGCGTTGCAGCAGACATATTGCCGCACCATCGGCGCTGAGTTCACGCATATCACCGATTCCGAGCAGCGCCAGTGGTTCCAGCAGCGTCTGGAAAGCGTTCGTGGCCGTCCGACGTACTCCGCCGAGATCAAGAGCCACTTGCTCGAGCGCGTCACCGCCGGTGAGGGCCTGGAGAAATACCTGGGCACCAAATACCCAGGCACCAAGCGTTTCGGCCTGGAAGGCGGCGAAAGCCTGATTCCAATGCTCGACGAGCTGATCCAGCGTTCGGGTTCCTATGGCACCAAGGAAGTGGTCATCGGCATGGCCCACCGTGGCCGTCTGAACGTTCTGGTCAACACCTTCGGCAAGAACCCGCGCGAGCTGTTCGACGAGTTCGAAGGCAAGAAGAAGGTCGAGCTCGGTTCCGGTGACGTCAAATATCACCAGGGCTTCTCGTCCAACGTGATGACCTCGGGTGGCGAAGTCCACTTGGCCATGGCTTTCAACCCGTCCCACCTGGAAATCGTTTCTCCGGTGGTCGAGGGTTCGGTCCGTGCCCGTCAGGATCGCCGCAACGACCCGACCGGCGAGAAGGTGCTGCCGATCTCCCTCCACGGTGACGCGGCATTCGCCGGTCAAGGCGTGGTCATGGAAACCTTCCAGATGTCGCAGACCCGCGGTTTCAAGACCGGCGGCACCGTGCACATCGTGATCAACAACCAGGTCGGTTTCACCATCAGCAACCCGGAAGACTCGCGTTCCACCGAGTACGCAACCGACGTCGCGAAAATGATCCAGGCGCCGATTCTCCATGTAAATGGCGATGACCCGGAAGCCGTGCTGTTCGTGACCCAGTTGGCCATCGACTACCGCATGCAGTACAAGCGTGACGTGGTGATCGACCTGGTCTGCTACCGTCGTCGCGGCCACAACGAGGCCGACGAGCCAAGCGGCACCCAGCCTCTGATGTACCAGCAGATCGCCAAGCAGCGCACTACCCGTGAGCTGTATGCCGAGCGCCTGACCCAGAGCGGCGTACTGGATGCAGCGCGCGTCCAGGAAAAAGTCGATGAATATCGCAATGCCCTGGACAACGGCCTGCATGTTGTAAAAAGCCTGGTCAAAGAGCCGAACAAAGAGCTGTTCGTGGACTGGCGTCCGTATCTGGGCCACGCCTGGACCGCTCGTCACGACACCCGCTTCGACCTCAAGACCCTGCAGGAACTGTCCGCCAAGCTGCTGGAAATTCCGGAAGGCTTCGTGGTCCAGCGCCAGGTCGCGAAAATCTACGAAGACCGTCAGAAGATGCAAGCCGGCGGCCTGCCGATCAACTGGGGGTACGCCGAAACCATGGCGTACGCGACCCTGGCGTTCGAAGGTCACCCGATTCGCATCACCGGCCAGGACGTAGGCCGCGGTACTTTCTCGCACCGCCACGCAGCGTTGCACAACCAGAAAGACGCCGGCACCTACATCCCGCTGCAACACCTGTACAAAGGCCAGCCACGTTTCGACCTGTACGATTCGCTGCTGTCCGAGGAAGCCGTCCTGGCGTTCGAATATGGCTATTCCACCACCGAGCCGAATGCGCTGGTGATTTGGGAAGCCCAGTTCGGCGACTTCGCCAACGGTGCCCAGGTGGTTGTCGACCAGTTCATCACCAGCGGCGAGCACAAGTGGGGTCGTCTCTGCGGTCTGACCATGCTGTTGCCACACGGTTATGAAGGGCAGGGGCCGGAACACTCTTCGGCACGTCTGGAGCGTTACCTGCAATTGTGCGCCGAGCACAACGTCCAGGTCTGCGTACCGACGACCCCGGCTCAGATCTACCACCTGCTGCGTCGTCAGGTCATCCGTCCGCTGCGCAAGCCGCTGATCGTGCTGACTCCGAAGTCGCTGCTGCGTCACAAACTGGCGATCTCCACCCTCGAAGACCTGGCCGAAGGCTCCTTCCAGACCGTTATTCCAGAAATCGATACGCTGGACGCGGCGAAGGTGACTCGCCTGGTCCTGTGCAGCGGCAAGGTCTACTACGACCTGCTGGAAAAACGTCGTGCCGAAGGCCGCGAAGACATCGCCATCGTGCGTATCGAGCAGCTTTACCCGTTCCCGGAAGAAGACCTGATGGAGGCCATCGCGCCTTACACCAACCTCACCCACGTGGTGTGGTGTCAGGAAGAACCGATGAACCAAGGCGCGTGGTACAGCAGCCAGCATCACCTGCGTCGCAGCATTGGCAACCATAACAAGGCCCTGGGCCTGGAATATGCCGGCCGTGATGCTTCTGCGGCACCTGCGTGTGGTTATGCGTCGATGCACGCCGAGCAGCAGGAAAAACTGCTGCAAGATGCTTTCACTGTTTAA
- the odhB gene encoding 2-oxoglutarate dehydrogenase complex dihydrolipoyllysine-residue succinyltransferase — protein sequence MAIEIKAPSFPESVADGTVATWHKKPGDAVKRDDLIVDIETDKVVLEVLAEADGVLGAIVAEEGATVLSNQVLGSIEEGGAAAAAPAAAAAPAAAQAAAPAADGEDDPVAAPAARKIAEENGINIASVAGTGKGGRVTKEDVVAAVAAKKAAPAAAPAKPAAPAAAAPVFAAGDRVEKRVPMTRVRATVAKRLVEAQSNMAMLTTFNEVDMTEVMALRSKYKDLFEKSHNGVRLGFMSFFVKAATEALKRFPAVNASIDGSDIVYHGYADIGVAVSSDRGLVVPVLRNAELMSLAEIEGGIATFGKKARDGKLSIEEMTGGTFTITNGGTFGSMMSTPIVNPPQAAILGMHNILQRPMAINGQVVIRPMMYLALSYDHRLIDGKEAVTFLVTIKNLLEDPARLLLDI from the coding sequence ATGGCTATCGAAATCAAAGCCCCGTCATTCCCGGAATCGGTTGCCGATGGCACCGTTGCCACCTGGCACAAGAAACCAGGCGACGCTGTAAAGCGTGACGACCTGATCGTCGACATCGAGACCGACAAAGTCGTTCTGGAAGTGTTGGCCGAAGCTGACGGCGTGCTCGGCGCAATCGTTGCCGAAGAGGGCGCTACCGTCCTGTCCAACCAGGTACTGGGCTCGATCGAAGAGGGCGGTGCTGCCGCTGCTGCTCCGGCCGCCGCCGCTGCTCCTGCTGCAGCCCAGGCCGCAGCGCCTGCTGCCGATGGCGAAGACGATCCAGTCGCTGCCCCGGCCGCTCGCAAGATCGCCGAAGAAAACGGCATCAACATCGCTTCCGTTGCCGGCACCGGCAAGGGTGGTCGTGTGACCAAGGAAGACGTAGTGGCCGCCGTTGCTGCCAAGAAGGCCGCGCCTGCCGCTGCCCCGGCCAAGCCTGCCGCGCCTGCCGCTGCTGCTCCGGTGTTCGCTGCCGGTGATCGCGTTGAAAAACGCGTTCCGATGACTCGCGTTCGCGCTACCGTGGCCAAGCGTCTGGTAGAAGCCCAGTCGAACATGGCGATGCTGACCACTTTCAACGAAGTCGACATGACTGAAGTCATGGCCCTGCGTTCGAAGTACAAGGATCTGTTCGAGAAGTCCCACAACGGCGTACGCCTGGGCTTCATGTCGTTCTTCGTCAAGGCTGCCACCGAAGCGCTGAAACGCTTCCCGGCCGTCAACGCGTCGATCGACGGTTCCGACATCGTCTACCACGGCTACGCCGACATCGGTGTTGCGGTTTCCAGCGACCGTGGCCTGGTGGTTCCGGTCCTGCGCAACGCTGAATTGATGAGCCTGGCCGAAATCGAAGGCGGCATCGCCACCTTCGGCAAGAAGGCCCGTGACGGCAAGCTGTCCATCGAAGAGATGACCGGCGGTACGTTCACCATCACCAACGGTGGTACATTCGGTTCGATGATGTCGACCCCGATCGTCAACCCGCCGCAAGCGGCGATCCTGGGCATGCACAACATCCTGCAGCGTCCGATGGCGATCAACGGTCAGGTCGTGATTCGTCCGATGATGTATCTGGCACTGTCCTACGATCACCGCCTGATCGACGGTAAAGAAGCCGTGACTTTCCTGGTAACCATCAAGAACCTGCTTGAAGATCCGGCTCGTCTGTTGCTGGACATCTGA